The following proteins come from a genomic window of Lachnoclostridium phytofermentans ISDg:
- a CDS encoding phosphoenolpyruvate carboxykinase (ATP), producing the protein MSTKAYYKRDEIGVGKPGFSKTRSIIEAAFYGNNVVKVNTLKEAYELAKNSPGTVVTDMPVYRGEEFGLEKDSKVLLFNDGSITGRYAAARRIAGEPNVDCAELDKIVMDAIYDTRWDTMYHAEVYIGLDPEFMIKAHLLIPEGEENIMYSWMLNFQYMSDEYVRMYKDSKPIGNEPDIYIFSNPQWTGTTNPNYDPKCLCYFNTAENCAAILGMRYFGEHKKGTLTIGWAIANRNGYASCHGGQKRYNLPNNKSYVASVFGLSGSGKSTITHAKHDSKYDITVLHDDAFIINTETGSSIAMEPTYFDKTADYPTYCEDNKYLLTAQNCSATIDEDGKIVLVTEDIRNGNGRAIKSKLWSPNRVDKIEEPVNAIFWIMKDPTIPPIVKLKGASLASVMGATLATKRSNAERLAEGIDPKALVVEPYANPFRTYPLANDYDKFKKLVAERNVDCYIINTGDFMGKKVKPADTLGVIEAVVEGNAEFKQWGPFEDIEIFEWDGFIPNLDDPEYKSQLKARMLDRVKFVESRENFKGGYDKLPEDALLALKKVVSGLN; encoded by the coding sequence ATGTCAACAAAAGCGTATTATAAGCGCGATGAAATCGGTGTTGGAAAGCCAGGATTCTCAAAAACTCGCTCTATCATTGAAGCCGCTTTTTATGGCAACAATGTAGTGAAAGTCAACACCCTAAAGGAAGCCTACGAGCTTGCGAAAAATTCTCCTGGTACTGTGGTAACTGATATGCCAGTATACAGAGGAGAAGAATTCGGTCTAGAAAAAGACTCAAAAGTACTCTTATTTAATGATGGTTCTATTACCGGACGTTATGCTGCTGCAAGAAGAATCGCCGGTGAGCCAAATGTTGATTGCGCGGAATTAGACAAAATCGTTATGGATGCTATTTATGACACTAGATGGGATACCATGTACCATGCAGAAGTTTACATAGGCTTAGATCCTGAATTTATGATAAAAGCCCATCTGTTAATTCCAGAAGGTGAAGAGAACATTATGTACTCCTGGATGTTAAACTTTCAATACATGTCAGATGAATATGTAAGGATGTACAAAGATTCGAAACCTATTGGTAATGAACCAGATATCTATATTTTCTCAAATCCACAATGGACCGGAACAACAAATCCTAACTATGATCCTAAATGCTTATGCTATTTTAATACTGCTGAAAACTGTGCCGCTATCTTAGGTATGAGATACTTTGGAGAGCACAAAAAAGGAACTCTCACGATTGGATGGGCTATCGCTAACCGAAATGGATATGCCTCTTGCCATGGTGGACAAAAAAGATACAACCTTCCGAATAACAAATCCTATGTTGCATCCGTATTCGGTCTTTCAGGCTCAGGAAAGTCTACAATAACACATGCAAAACATGATAGTAAGTATGACATAACCGTACTTCATGATGATGCATTTATCATTAATACAGAGACAGGATCATCGATCGCGATGGAGCCTACTTATTTCGATAAAACTGCTGATTACCCTACATACTGCGAAGATAATAAATATCTGTTAACAGCTCAAAACTGCTCCGCTACCATTGATGAGGATGGTAAGATAGTTCTGGTAACAGAGGATATCCGTAATGGTAATGGTCGTGCCATAAAATCAAAATTATGGTCACCGAACCGCGTTGATAAAATAGAAGAGCCAGTAAATGCAATCTTCTGGATTATGAAAGATCCTACTATCCCACCGATAGTAAAATTAAAAGGCGCTTCGCTTGCTTCTGTTATGGGTGCAACCTTGGCAACAAAAAGATCAAATGCAGAAAGATTAGCAGAAGGGATCGACCCTAAAGCATTAGTAGTAGAACCATATGCAAATCCATTTAGAACTTATCCTTTAGCAAATGATTATGATAAGTTCAAAAAGTTAGTAGCTGAGAGAAATGTAGATTGTTATATTATCAATACTGGTGACTTCATGGGTAAAAAGGTAAAACCAGCAGACACACTTGGTGTTATAGAGGCAGTTGTCGAAGGTAATGCTGAATTTAAACAATGGGGACCTTTTGAAGATATTGAAATCTTTGAGTGGGATGGATTTATTCCAAATCTAGATGACCCAGAATATAAATCTCAGTTAAAAGCTAGAATGCTAGACCGTGTTAAATTTGTTGAAAGTAGAGAAAACTTTAAGGGTGGATATGATAAACTTCCAGAAGATGCTCTTTTGGCTCTTAAAAAGGTAGTATCTGGGTTGAACTAA
- a CDS encoding GH36-type glycosyl hydrolase domain-containing protein: MQYGHFDQEKKEYVIDRVDLPTSWTNYLGVKDTCVVVNQTAGGYMFYKSPEYHRVTRFRGNSVPMDRPGHYVYLRDNETKDYWSVSWQPVGKPLDEAKYTCRHGMSYSVYECDYQKLKATQTLVVPIDEDVELWDVTVTNNDSKPRNISLFTYCEFSFHHIMIDNQNFQMSLYCAGSSYEDGITLHDLFYEEFGYQYFTSTQTPDGYDCLRDKFLGLYHTESDPIGVINGELSGSTELGNNHCGSLQHNFVIQPNETIRIVYMLGEGNHNAGKRIREKYSNLSAVDQVYHDLKTFWSEKQSKLQIQTPNEGMNTLINTWTLYQAEINVMFSRFASFIEVGGRTGLGYRDTAQDSMTIPHSNPEKCKQRIRELMQGLVSEGYGLHLFQPEWFAKDEDKKPFKSPTVVPSPDKNSIVHGIKDACSDDALWLVSSVVEYIKETGEFELADEVITYADGGEGTVYEHLTKILDFSAKQVGATGICKGLRADWNDCLNLGGGESAMVSFLHYWALNNFISLAKFLNREEDVQKYTALADHVKEVCNKELWDQEWFIRGITKNGKKIGTINDKEGKIHLESNSWAVLSGAATEEKGLKAMDSVYEHLYTPYGILLNAPSYTVPDDDIGFVTRVYPGLKENGAIFSHPNPWAWAAECELGRGDRAMEFYNALCPYYQNDKIEIREAEPYSYCQFIMGRDHTAFGRARHPFMTGTGGWAYFSATRYMLGIKPQFDYLEINPCIPGSWDSFQVTREWRGAVYEIAVENPDGVMKGVKEIYLDGKLVERLPVQEPHTTHHVRIVMGV; this comes from the coding sequence ATGCAATACGGACATTTTGATCAAGAAAAAAAAGAGTATGTCATCGACCGCGTTGACCTTCCAACCTCATGGACCAATTATCTAGGGGTTAAAGACACTTGTGTGGTTGTAAATCAAACCGCAGGTGGCTACATGTTTTATAAATCACCAGAATACCACCGTGTTACAAGATTTCGCGGAAATAGTGTACCAATGGATCGCCCTGGGCATTATGTATACCTTAGGGACAACGAGACGAAGGATTACTGGAGTGTTTCATGGCAACCAGTAGGTAAGCCATTAGATGAAGCTAAGTATACCTGCCGTCATGGAATGTCCTATTCCGTCTACGAATGTGATTATCAGAAATTAAAAGCGACACAAACCCTTGTTGTACCAATCGATGAAGATGTGGAACTTTGGGATGTAACAGTTACGAATAACGATTCCAAACCAAGAAATATTAGCCTATTTACTTATTGTGAATTTTCTTTTCATCATATCATGATAGATAATCAAAACTTCCAGATGAGCCTTTACTGTGCTGGTTCTTCCTATGAAGATGGTATTACCCTGCATGATTTATTCTATGAAGAATTTGGTTATCAATACTTTACCTCAACCCAAACACCAGATGGTTATGACTGTCTCCGCGATAAATTCCTTGGCCTTTATCATACAGAATCTGATCCAATTGGAGTTATTAATGGGGAATTAAGTGGTAGTACAGAACTTGGAAATAATCACTGTGGTTCTCTTCAACATAATTTTGTGATTCAGCCAAACGAAACAATTCGAATTGTTTATATGTTAGGCGAAGGGAATCATAACGCTGGCAAACGTATTCGTGAAAAATACAGTAATTTATCCGCAGTCGATCAAGTCTACCATGACTTAAAGACTTTTTGGAGTGAAAAACAAAGTAAATTACAGATTCAAACTCCAAATGAGGGAATGAATACTTTAATTAATACATGGACTTTATACCAAGCCGAAATCAATGTCATGTTCTCTCGCTTCGCTTCCTTTATTGAAGTTGGTGGAAGAACAGGTCTTGGATACCGAGATACAGCACAAGATTCCATGACAATACCTCATTCTAATCCAGAAAAATGTAAACAGCGAATTCGTGAGTTAATGCAGGGTCTTGTATCCGAAGGTTATGGACTTCATTTATTCCAACCAGAATGGTTTGCGAAAGATGAAGATAAAAAGCCTTTTAAATCACCAACCGTAGTTCCTTCTCCAGATAAAAATAGCATCGTTCATGGTATAAAAGATGCTTGTTCTGATGATGCATTATGGTTAGTATCCTCTGTTGTTGAATACATAAAAGAGACCGGAGAATTTGAGCTAGCAGATGAAGTAATTACCTATGCAGATGGTGGCGAGGGTACTGTATATGAACACCTAACCAAAATCTTAGATTTTTCTGCAAAACAAGTTGGTGCAACCGGTATTTGTAAAGGTCTTCGCGCCGATTGGAATGACTGCCTAAACCTTGGTGGTGGAGAAAGCGCAATGGTTTCTTTCTTGCACTACTGGGCTCTTAATAATTTTATCTCTCTTGCGAAGTTTTTAAATCGTGAAGAGGATGTACAGAAATACACAGCTTTAGCCGATCATGTAAAAGAAGTATGTAATAAAGAATTATGGGATCAGGAATGGTTTATCCGTGGAATTACGAAAAACGGTAAAAAAATTGGTACAATAAATGATAAAGAAGGTAAGATTCACTTAGAGTCTAACTCTTGGGCTGTATTATCCGGTGCAGCTACCGAAGAAAAAGGTCTCAAAGCTATGGATAGTGTATATGAGCATTTATATACTCCATATGGAATTTTACTGAATGCTCCTTCCTATACAGTGCCTGATGATGACATTGGATTTGTTACCCGTGTTTATCCTGGATTAAAAGAAAATGGAGCAATTTTTAGTCACCCAAATCCATGGGCATGGGCTGCTGAATGTGAACTTGGCCGTGGTGACAGAGCAATGGAATTTTATAATGCACTTTGCCCATATTATCAAAATGATAAAATTGAAATTCGAGAAGCAGAGCCATATTCCTATTGCCAGTTTATTATGGGTAGAGATCACACTGCCTTTGGTCGTGCAAGACACCCATTTATGACTGGTACTGGCGGTTGGGCATATTTTAGTGCCACTAGATATATGCTCGGTATTAAACCTCAATTTGATTATTTAGAAATTAATCCTTGCATTCCTGGCTCATGGGATAGCTTCCAAGTAACTAGAGAATGGAGAGGTGCAGTCTATGAGATTGCTGTTGAGAATCCAGATGGAGTTATGAAGGGCGTCAAAGAAATCTATCTTGATGGAAAATTGGTGGAAAGACTTCCAGTTCAGGAGCCACATACCACTCACCATGTTCGCATTGTTATGGGAGTGTAA
- a CDS encoding phosphoglucomutase/phosphomannomutase family protein — protein sequence MIKFGTGGWRAIIGDDFTKSNIQLLAKGLCDKMKAEGVADKGVVLGYDRRFLAKEAMQWAATVFAKEGIHASLVNKSSPTPLIMFYVMKHNLPYGLMITASHNPAIYNGIKVFTAGGRDADELQTQDLESYISNLTSEDVYDMGYEEAISQGLIEEIYPLNEYLDNIIETVDMDAIRKRSLKIVIDPMYGVSETSLTTIFHTARCEVYTIHDRHDTLFGGKLPSPSAATLHSLQRAVIDRKCDIGIATDGDADRIGVIDDTGHFLHPNDILVLLYYYLVKYRGWEGPVVRNIATTHMLDKVAKKFGQECYEVPVGFKHISAKMNATNAIIGGESSGGLTVRGHIKGKDGVYAAALLVEMIAVTGKKLSEIYKDIEQEFGSIEMEEANYRFSQEKKDEIYKVLMEDKKLPTFPTEIDHVSYLDGSKVYFKNGGWVVARFSGTEPLLRIFCEMSSIKTARKIISLYEDYLGLTPEP from the coding sequence ATGATTAAATTTGGTACTGGGGGCTGGCGTGCTATCATTGGAGATGACTTCACCAAGTCAAACATACAGCTACTCGCGAAAGGTCTTTGCGATAAAATGAAAGCAGAAGGTGTCGCTGATAAAGGAGTTGTATTAGGCTATGACCGCCGTTTTCTGGCAAAGGAGGCTATGCAATGGGCAGCGACTGTCTTTGCAAAAGAAGGCATACATGCTTCTCTTGTGAATAAGTCTTCACCTACACCGCTTATTATGTTCTATGTGATGAAGCATAATCTTCCATATGGACTTATGATAACCGCTAGCCATAATCCTGCTATTTATAACGGAATTAAGGTTTTTACCGCTGGTGGTAGAGATGCAGATGAACTTCAGACACAAGACTTGGAAAGTTATATAAGTAATTTAACTTCGGAAGATGTTTACGATATGGGCTATGAAGAAGCAATCTCACAAGGTCTTATTGAAGAAATTTATCCTTTGAATGAGTACCTTGATAATATTATCGAGACTGTAGATATGGATGCTATTCGGAAAAGAAGCTTAAAAATCGTTATCGACCCAATGTATGGTGTTAGTGAAACTTCTCTAACCACAATCTTTCATACTGCACGTTGTGAAGTTTACACGATTCATGACCGACATGATACACTTTTTGGCGGTAAACTACCATCACCTTCAGCTGCTACTCTTCACTCCTTACAGCGTGCTGTAATTGATCGAAAATGTGACATTGGTATTGCAACAGATGGTGATGCAGATCGTATCGGTGTGATTGACGATACAGGACATTTTCTACATCCAAACGATATTCTTGTACTACTTTATTATTATCTCGTAAAGTATAGAGGATGGGAAGGACCAGTCGTAAGAAATATCGCTACTACTCATATGCTTGATAAGGTAGCGAAAAAATTTGGTCAAGAATGCTATGAAGTTCCTGTTGGCTTTAAACATATCTCTGCTAAAATGAATGCCACAAATGCAATCATCGGGGGAGAGTCCTCAGGCGGTCTTACTGTCAGAGGTCATATCAAAGGAAAAGATGGTGTATATGCCGCTGCTCTTTTGGTAGAAATGATTGCAGTTACCGGAAAAAAATTATCCGAAATCTATAAAGATATTGAACAAGAATTTGGTTCAATTGAGATGGAGGAAGCAAACTATCGCTTTAGTCAAGAAAAGAAGGATGAAATCTATAAAGTATTGATGGAAGATAAAAAACTTCCTACTTTCCCAACAGAAATAGATCATGTTTCTTATCTTGATGGAAGTAAAGTGTATTTTAAAAATGGTGGTTGGGTTGTAGCAAGATTCTCAGGAACTGAGCCATTACTTCGAATCTTTTGTGAAATGAGCTCCATAAAAACAGCTCGTAAAATAATCTCTCTTTATGAAGACTACTTAGGACTCACACCAGAGCCTTAA
- a CDS encoding ISL3 family transposase — protein sequence MHSNCTRNLLDLKDVYIKKVVHADHYVKIFIETAPSLHTCPCCGNQTKRIHDYRNQEIKDLPFQMKHTYLVLKKRRYVCQCGKRFTEKYHFLPSYQQRTLRLSYKIIDLLRNLINIKSVAEITNVSVNTVTRLLDTVNYSAPSLPECISIDEFKGDTDAGKYQCILLDAKKRSILDILPDRTQSHLSAYFKETSRAERHRVKFFVCDMWQPYVDLAKAYFPNATIIIDKYHFIRYVTWAIENVRKRLQKTMSANLRKYYKRSRKLILTRYAKLKDENKKACDLMLLYNDDLRVAHNLKEWFYGICQSEKYSYQRTAFWDWVKTAEKSGIPEFENCAKTYRNWSKGILNAFKYKYTNGPTEGYNNKIKVLKRLSFGMRNFNRFRTRIIHCTI from the coding sequence ATGCACTCTAATTGTACCAGAAATCTTTTAGATTTAAAAGATGTTTATATCAAAAAAGTTGTGCATGCTGATCACTATGTAAAGATATTCATTGAAACAGCTCCTTCTTTACATACTTGTCCTTGCTGCGGTAATCAAACCAAACGCATTCATGATTACCGTAATCAAGAAATTAAGGATCTGCCATTTCAAATGAAACATACATATTTGGTCCTTAAGAAAAGACGCTATGTCTGCCAGTGTGGTAAAAGATTTACGGAAAAATATCATTTCCTTCCCTCTTATCAACAGCGTACTTTACGATTATCTTACAAGATTATAGACCTACTCAGAAATCTTATAAATATCAAGTCCGTTGCTGAAATAACGAATGTATCAGTAAATACTGTTACCCGGCTTTTAGACACCGTTAACTATTCCGCTCCCTCTCTTCCAGAGTGTATCTCAATTGATGAGTTCAAGGGAGATACGGATGCGGGGAAATACCAATGTATTCTTTTGGATGCCAAGAAACGTAGCATTCTAGATATACTACCGGACAGAACGCAGAGCCATTTAAGTGCCTATTTTAAAGAAACAAGCCGAGCAGAGCGTCACCGTGTGAAGTTCTTCGTCTGTGACATGTGGCAGCCTTACGTGGACTTAGCAAAAGCTTATTTCCCTAATGCCACAATCATTATCGACAAATACCATTTCATCCGGTATGTTACATGGGCAATTGAAAATGTGAGGAAAAGACTCCAGAAAACAATGTCTGCAAACCTCAGAAAATACTACAAACGTAGCCGAAAGCTAATACTAACTCGCTACGCCAAGCTTAAGGATGAAAACAAGAAAGCATGCGACCTTATGTTGCTTTACAATGATGACTTGAGAGTAGCTCACAATCTTAAAGAATGGTTCTATGGTATTTGCCAAAGCGAAAAGTATTCTTATCAACGAACAGCTTTCTGGGATTGGGTTAAAACAGCTGAAAAATCAGGAATACCTGAATTTGAGAACTGTGCCAAAACCTATAGAAACTGGTCAAAAGGTATATTAAATGCCTTTAAATACAAATATACAAATGGCCCTACCGAAGGCTACAATAACAAAATCAAGGTACTAAAAAGATTATCTTTTGGAATGCGTAACTTCAATAGATTCCGAACAAGAATTATACACTGCACTATTTAA
- a CDS encoding sensor histidine kinase, whose translation MKVHFKSNNEVSLKWSMMRTLILCWVLPLTILTIIVFDFVYHNLNQQTEQTIINSTDKAVEICLSRMQDSITASKNASYLPTIREKYNLYLLDNNRQQLYTKVTEFLIQQYKFDDRFLSTMLMFTEDPQEVYCTYSNKYKSTYSNVQYFKRNVLTQVMEISKDLDTKVKFLPIDNRVYMVRNLMTPTFEPYAVIVMELNNESIFESIGTIWGYETGTIYKNGSFLWGSKENEYLSRYDKVTNRSIYYKNKGDSYVYKTLKYNQDVLTFVAKLDSAVILYEMDALKYIVTFSIPLLIAFAFIVFRFFHRKITKPIFQLISASHKIEDGDYGTQIQIIQGSQEFSFLSEAFNSMSLKLKHQFEQIFLEELALKDARIMALQSQINPHFLNNTLEIINWEARLMENYKVSGMIEALSTILGATMNRRQQQHIPLAEELSYADAYFFIISTRLGERFQVVKEIDESLLQVPVPRLIIQPIIENAVEHGMNAQNQGVVTLHIFSEEDKLFIEVRNQGELTAIDKERIDALLSDDFDVENERSTSLGIRNVNRRLKIIYGYDCGLSIKSDKDGSTVSTIIVKLNKTN comes from the coding sequence ATGAAAGTACATTTTAAGTCAAACAATGAAGTTTCCCTAAAATGGAGTATGATGCGTACTCTAATCTTATGTTGGGTATTACCGCTTACAATACTAACAATTATCGTATTTGACTTTGTTTATCATAACTTAAATCAACAGACAGAGCAAACGATTATAAATTCCACAGATAAAGCGGTCGAAATTTGCCTTTCAAGGATGCAAGATTCTATTACAGCATCGAAAAATGCTTCTTATCTTCCAACTATAAGGGAAAAATATAATCTATATCTTCTTGATAATAATAGGCAACAGCTTTACACTAAGGTAACCGAATTCCTAATACAGCAATACAAATTCGATGACCGTTTTCTCAGTACTATGTTAATGTTTACAGAAGATCCGCAAGAAGTTTATTGTACATATAGCAACAAATATAAATCTACATATTCCAATGTCCAGTATTTCAAACGTAATGTTTTAACTCAGGTTATGGAAATCTCGAAAGATTTGGATACTAAGGTGAAGTTCCTTCCAATTGATAATCGTGTTTACATGGTGAGAAATCTTATGACACCAACTTTTGAGCCATATGCTGTAATTGTAATGGAACTAAACAATGAGTCTATCTTTGAAAGTATCGGAACCATCTGGGGATACGAAACAGGTACTATCTATAAAAATGGAAGCTTTTTATGGGGCTCCAAAGAAAATGAATATTTATCCCGCTATGATAAAGTTACCAATCGAAGTATCTACTATAAAAATAAAGGAGATTCTTATGTATATAAAACATTAAAGTACAATCAAGATGTCCTGACTTTTGTAGCAAAACTAGATAGCGCTGTTATACTCTATGAGATGGATGCATTAAAATATATTGTTACTTTTTCGATTCCTTTACTAATTGCATTCGCATTCATTGTATTTCGGTTCTTCCATCGAAAGATAACAAAACCGATATTCCAACTAATCTCAGCATCTCATAAAATTGAAGACGGAGATTATGGAACTCAAATTCAAATAATACAAGGTAGCCAGGAATTTTCTTTCCTTAGCGAAGCATTTAACTCAATGTCCCTAAAACTTAAGCATCAGTTTGAGCAAATTTTCCTGGAAGAGCTAGCCCTAAAGGATGCTAGAATCATGGCACTACAATCACAAATTAATCCTCACTTTTTAAACAATACCTTAGAGATCATAAACTGGGAAGCAAGACTGATGGAAAATTATAAAGTGAGTGGTATGATTGAAGCTTTGTCTACCATTCTAGGTGCGACAATGAATCGAAGACAACAACAGCATATCCCGCTTGCAGAAGAACTTTCCTATGCAGATGCTTACTTCTTTATCATTTCTACAAGGCTTGGAGAACGGTTTCAAGTTGTTAAGGAAATTGATGAAAGTTTATTACAAGTTCCAGTACCTAGGCTTATTATCCAGCCAATTATAGAAAATGCAGTCGAACATGGGATGAATGCACAAAATCAAGGCGTAGTTACGCTTCATATTTTTTCCGAAGAGGATAAGTTATTTATTGAGGTACGAAATCAAGGAGAATTAACAGCGATAGACAAAGAGAGAATAGATGCCTTATTAAGCGACGATTTTGATGTAGAAAATGAGCGTTCCACGAGCCTTGGTATTCGTAATGTTAACCGACGTCTAAAAATCATTTACGGATACGATTGTGGATTATCCATCAAAAGTGACAAAGACGGTTCTACAGTAAGTACAATTATAGTCAAATTAAACAAAACAAACTAA
- a CDS encoding ABC transporter substrate-binding protein gives MKKLLALLLTLTMVVSMAACTKKEDPATNTPGSSTDSPKATATTAPTAAPKKVTLNVTTTYAGNDGNAQNYQDAVANWEKSTGNKVNDSSSTSDETFKARVLADFETGSEPDVLFFFNGVDSNAFVQAGKVVSIDEIRQSYPDYASNMKDGMLGASPVDGKNYSVPVNGYWEGMFVNKEVCKAAGVQIPDANTTWDQFLETCQKIKDAGFAPIAVSLATVPHYWFEFSIYNFLSPSTHNVLPKNTTDTQGQAWVNGINDIKMLYEKGYFPENTLTGTDDETVQLFIDNKAAFLIDGSWKVGGIEGLTTDIDNFTVTYVPGKGDRKTTDIIGGLSSGYFISKKAWEDPDKRAAAVDFITSMTSDELVSKFAQVSATALKNGPTVDESKLSSLAKDGLKYVKGATGMASAVEDQVPRECRVPVFDGMPNLVTGKNDIAEAIQSVLDLTAAQ, from the coding sequence ATGAAAAAATTACTTGCGTTACTGTTAACTCTTACAATGGTAGTATCTATGGCTGCCTGCACTAAGAAAGAGGATCCAGCTACTAATACCCCTGGTAGTAGTACAGATAGCCCTAAAGCTACTGCTACAACGGCTCCTACGGCTGCACCTAAGAAAGTTACATTAAATGTTACTACTACATATGCCGGAAACGATGGCAATGCTCAGAATTACCAAGACGCTGTCGCTAATTGGGAAAAATCAACTGGAAACAAAGTGAATGATTCCTCATCAACTTCTGATGAAACTTTTAAAGCTAGAGTTTTAGCAGACTTCGAAACAGGATCTGAACCAGACGTATTATTCTTCTTTAACGGTGTGGATTCCAATGCTTTCGTTCAAGCAGGCAAAGTAGTATCTATCGATGAAATTCGTCAATCTTACCCTGACTATGCATCTAATATGAAAGATGGCATGTTAGGCGCTTCTCCTGTTGATGGAAAGAACTATTCCGTTCCTGTAAATGGTTACTGGGAAGGTATGTTTGTAAACAAAGAAGTATGTAAGGCTGCTGGTGTTCAGATTCCAGATGCTAACACTACATGGGATCAGTTCCTTGAGACTTGTCAGAAGATTAAAGATGCAGGCTTTGCTCCTATCGCTGTTTCTTTAGCAACTGTACCTCACTACTGGTTTGAGTTCTCTATTTACAATTTCTTATCACCATCAACACATAATGTTCTTCCAAAGAACACTACTGATACTCAGGGACAGGCATGGGTGAACGGTATTAACGATATTAAGATGCTTTATGAAAAAGGTTATTTCCCAGAAAATACTTTAACAGGTACTGACGATGAAACTGTTCAATTATTTATTGATAACAAAGCAGCATTCTTAATCGATGGTTCTTGGAAAGTTGGTGGAATCGAAGGTTTAACAACCGATATTGATAATTTTACTGTTACTTATGTTCCAGGAAAGGGCGACAGAAAGACTACAGATATCATCGGTGGATTATCTAGCGGATATTTTATCTCAAAGAAAGCTTGGGAAGATCCAGATAAGCGTGCTGCTGCTGTTGATTTTATTACTTCCATGACAAGTGATGAGTTAGTTTCTAAATTCGCACAAGTATCGGCTACAGCATTAAAGAATGGTCCTACAGTAGATGAATCTAAATTATCATCTCTAGCTAAAGATGGCCTTAAGTATGTAAAAGGCGCTACTGGAATGGCTAGCGCTGTAGAAGATCAGGTTCCAAGAGAGTGTAGAGTTCCTGTTTTTGATGGAATGCCTAATTTAGTAACTGGTAAAAACGATATCGCAGAAGCAATACAAAGCGTTTTAGATTTAACAGCTGCTCAATAA
- a CDS encoding carbohydrate ABC transporter permease produces MTAHIYKNKKPIIFFLAPAFAFIIVFLYYPFIQNIINSFQEIAGLGSAAKGWQDPWYSNYTALLKDETMRIALKNTLIMLLVTVFGQVGIALLLSILTDRVSHGAKFFRVVYFFPIVISATALGLLFFLIVLYDKGMLNQLREFFGATKLVDFKSKPYALFTMMIPVMWQYVGFYFIILVTGLNNISSELYEAASIDGATPYQQVKYLSLPLLRNVICTCVVLAVTGSLKVFDLPWTLFPKGMSDTWLTGSYMFYQVFNANNVDYSSAIAVVIVFLGVVLSKLVNTIFKEKEY; encoded by the coding sequence ATGACAGCTCACATTTATAAAAACAAAAAACCGATAATTTTCTTCCTCGCACCAGCGTTTGCCTTTATTATCGTATTCTTATATTATCCTTTTATACAGAATATCATCAACAGCTTTCAGGAAATTGCCGGACTTGGTTCTGCAGCAAAGGGTTGGCAGGATCCATGGTACAGTAATTATACAGCTCTGTTAAAAGATGAAACTATGAGAATTGCTCTAAAAAATACTCTGATCATGTTACTTGTCACAGTATTTGGTCAGGTTGGAATTGCTCTTTTACTTTCCATTCTTACTGATCGTGTCTCTCATGGTGCGAAGTTTTTCCGGGTTGTTTATTTCTTCCCAATTGTAATATCTGCCACTGCACTCGGTTTATTGTTCTTTCTTATTGTTCTATATGATAAAGGTATGCTCAATCAGCTTCGTGAGTTCTTTGGAGCTACAAAATTAGTTGATTTTAAGAGCAAACCTTATGCTTTATTTACTATGATGATTCCTGTTATGTGGCAATACGTCGGGTTTTATTTTATTATCCTTGTAACCGGATTAAATAATATTTCCTCTGAGTTATACGAAGCTGCATCAATCGATGGTGCAACACCTTATCAACAGGTAAAATACCTCTCTCTACCACTTCTTCGTAACGTTATTTGTACCTGTGTTGTTCTTGCAGTAACTGGTTCCTTAAAGGTATTCGATCTTCCTTGGACATTATTCCCTAAAGGAATGTCAGATACTTGGCTCACCGGATCTTATATGTTCTATCAGGTGTTTAATGCAAACAACGTAGATTATAGTTCTGCTATTGCAGTTGTGATTGTTTTCTTAGGCGTTGTTCTATCAAAACTTGTTAACACGATTTTCAAAGAAAAAGAATATTAG